In Verrucomicrobiia bacterium, the following proteins share a genomic window:
- a CDS encoding response regulator: MDIPLTILVAEDELNDALLLQRAFLKAGVKTPVHFAGDGQEVLDYLQGKPPFESPVEFPLPTLLLLDLKLPRVDGFEVLEWLRSQPRLRRMLVVVFSSSDDPKDVQRAYALGANSYLVKPRDPKELVRVVERLQSLWSSIESEPAPLGAEVALLNI; this comes from the coding sequence ATGGACATCCCGCTAACCATCCTGGTGGCAGAAGACGAACTGAACGATGCTTTGTTGTTGCAACGGGCTTTTCTTAAAGCCGGTGTTAAAACCCCCGTGCATTTTGCCGGCGATGGCCAGGAGGTATTGGATTATTTGCAGGGAAAGCCGCCTTTCGAAAGCCCGGTAGAATTTCCCTTGCCCACGCTTCTGCTGCTGGATTTGAAATTGCCCCGGGTGGACGGCTTCGAGGTACTGGAGTGGTTGCGCAGCCAGCCGCGGTTGCGCCGAATGCTGGTAGTAGTCTTTAGTTCGTCTGATGATCCAAAGGATGTCCAGCGCGCCTACGCCCTGGGCGCCAATTCTTACCTTGTAAAGCCAAGAGACCCAAAGGAATTAGTACGGGTGGTCGAACGGCTGCAAAGCCTTTGGTCGTCAATTGAAAGCGAGCCAGCGCCCTTAGGCGCCGAGGTGGCGCTGCTGAACATTTAA
- a CDS encoding DMT family transporter, protein MKPAYLIILLVMNFCWAAVYSAYKLIGPGLPTGGIVTLRFGVAALCLLFAWPWLPGHAPRGRDLWVTCAMGLVLYVVGQRLQVYGNQLGSAGNSAVLTAFEPLVTSLAAALFLREHIGPRRLAGFALGACGVALLHGSGRTGFQWAGLAASLIFLSSFICEAAYSVMGKPIVTRSSVMKMLAISLWVGTAANLAIDGKQTLMAARNLSFTAWLLLLGLGVICTAVGYSIWFIVIRECPLNVAALTIFTQSVFGVGLAALWLGERLNWGQFWGCLTIVAGLILGLSRQIGRPSQQPAPASTAKSV, encoded by the coding sequence ATGAAGCCCGCATATTTAATAATTCTCCTGGTGATGAACTTTTGTTGGGCTGCCGTTTATTCCGCGTACAAACTGATTGGGCCGGGCCTTCCCACCGGCGGCATTGTGACACTGCGCTTCGGCGTGGCTGCACTTTGTTTGCTCTTTGCTTGGCCTTGGTTGCCTGGGCACGCCCCGCGAGGACGTGATCTGTGGGTGACTTGCGCAATGGGCCTGGTCCTTTATGTAGTTGGGCAGCGCCTCCAAGTCTATGGAAATCAGCTCGGTTCTGCGGGCAATTCTGCCGTTTTGACTGCTTTTGAGCCGCTGGTGACCTCTTTGGCCGCCGCCCTGTTCCTGCGCGAGCATATCGGACCACGCCGTTTGGCCGGCTTCGCTTTGGGGGCCTGTGGCGTTGCCCTCCTTCACGGGTCAGGCCGGACTGGCTTTCAGTGGGCCGGTCTTGCCGCCAGCCTGATATTCCTCTCTTCGTTCATTTGCGAAGCAGCGTACTCAGTCATGGGCAAACCCATTGTGACCCGCTCGAGTGTGATGAAGATGCTGGCCATCTCGCTGTGGGTGGGCACCGCCGCAAACCTCGCTATCGATGGCAAACAGACGCTGATGGCGGCCCGGAACCTGAGCTTCACGGCCTGGTTGTTACTGCTTGGGTTGGGTGTTATCTGTACTGCTGTTGGCTACAGCATCTGGTTTATTGTTATCCGGGAATGCCCGCTCAATGTGGCCGCTCTGACTATTTTTACTCAATCGGTGTTCGGCGTTGGCCTGGCGGCCCTTTGGCTTGGCGAACGGCTTAATTGGGGCCAGTTCTGGGGATGCCTGACCATTGTGGCTGGACTCATTTTGGGTCTTTCACGCCAGATTGGGCGGCCCTCGCAACAGCCAGCGCCTGCCTCGACCGCAAAATCGGTTTGA